CTGAAGGGAAATCGAGCGTCCGACTAATCATCTCAAAGTGGAGACTTCCGCCCCAATCTTCTGGAGAAGAGGCATCGAGCTCCACGCCTCCCTGAAGAGGCCCCGTTTGGTTCCTGTCTGACTGATGCTATGATGGTGATGAAGCCTGCGTGGGGGGCGTTGTTCTGTGAGTTCCATGTTGTCAGCAGGAATCTCTCtggaggggtcagaggtcaggtgaGGGAGGGCTTCGGTTGGTATTTTACTCGGTTGTAGTCATCGACGGTGGTTTCTACCGGAGGCGTCTTCCAGTATTCCTCCAGACCCAGAGCCAGACACAGAGCGATGGCCGCCATCTGCAGTTCCACAAGAAAGTTCAAAACCTGGATCAGCTTATGAAAGAAATCACGGTAGAGTTTCTACACTACgacattttcatcacatttttgaCGCCTTACAATAAAGCATCAAAGTGTATTTCAGTGTCTGTATTTTACCGCGATGGTGGCGTACGCTGAAATGATTCCGATCCTGAGTTTTAGGGGGAAGCTCAGGTAGCTCTTCAGGACGGGGCCGCAGGGCTGCCGCACacagaggtcacaggtcaaaggtcacgaaGGGAGCATCTCccacagcagtgtttgtgaAACTGTGCGTTTGAATAAGAACAAACAAGGGAAGTAAAGCGACGGCGGAATCACCTCAGAGTGAACCCATAACTTATCAGTGGACCGTGGGGTCGGAGGGTAAAGGTCGCGCTCCACCATCACACAGGTCCCCTCGGAGCTCCAGTTACCAGGCCgagagctgaggaggagagaagaggaacaaCACTTCAGGACCAGAGCCTCAAACATTAAGAGTTTCTCGTGCTCCTCCGTCTGACCTCAGCTGCAGGTCGGAGGTGGGAGGAGTCGGCgagcagaggcaggaaacaggaagttgattGTCCCAGTCTTCAAAACTCCTCAAACCACAACACGAGTcctgagacacaaacatcatGAGGAGTTTGAAATAAGAGTTTCAGCCACAGATCGTGTCTCTAGTTGTTATTAATTCACAGTGAGAGAGCGAAGGACTCAACTGAAGCCTGGAGTTTGTTCAGCTGACTCTGGATGAAACGTTCCGCTCTGTGAAGAGGAGTCACGTTCAGAAACACCTCGTCCACCGCGCCGCTCATCTGccgcacacaagcacacagagcTCCTCATATCGAGTTCGATCACAGCATCGAAACATCGCTCTAttcacagaaactgaatataaaataatcctggggatgttttcacttgtttcatcCAAATTGTACAACTTGTTGTTCTCTTTACCCCAGAATGgtccctttatatttaaatgctttagTTTTACATactttacatcaggagcgggtcctctacacggaggcagccatgttttttacagtagcccagactggacaaactaaaccatttgagtttctatgacaacagaagctgccacaggttctcctgCATGTTGGTAAGTGGAGGATGAGGTGACAGAAGATTTGATTACCTGAGCCTGAACATGAACCAGCGGAGAGGCGACGACCATCAGAGCCACGAACTCCACTAAGATCAGAGCAGAGAACTGTGGGAGGAGAtcacaggttgtgtgtgtgtgagtgtgtgtgtgtgtgtgtgtgtgtgtgtgtgtgtgtgagtctgtgtgtgtctgtgtgagtgtgtgtgtgtgtctgtgtgtgtctgtgtgtgtgtctcaccaccagcagcagaggTTTCAGGTCTAAAGACGCAGCACAGACGCCCAGAACAGACAAAAGCACAGTGATGGGACCAAACACCTGGAGGACGAGTAAACCATCACTACTGGACAACTGGTTGAACAActgggagacagagacagagagagagagggggagagagagagagagagagagagagagagagagagatagagggagggagggagagagagagagagagagagagagagatagagggagagagggggaggagggagggagggagggagggagggagagagagagagagggagggagggagagagagagagagagagagagagagagagagagggagagagagagggaggagggagagagagagagagagagagagagagagggagagatagagagggagggagggagagagagagagagagagagggggaggagggaggggagagagaaaagagagggagggagggagggaggagagagagagagggggagggagagagagagagggagagggagagagggaggagagagagagagagagggagggagggagggagagagagagagggagagagagggagagagggaggagagagaaagaggggagagagagagagagagagagagagggagggagagagagagagaggggagggagggagggagggagggaggagagagagagagagggagagagggaggagagagaaggaggagagagagagggagggagggagagagaaagagggaggagagagagagagagagggaggaggagggagggagggagggagagagaaagagggagggagggagggagagagagagagagggagcgagggagggagggagggagagagggaaagagggagggagggagggagggagggagggaggagagagaaagagggagggagggaggggggagagagaaagagggagggagggagggagagagagaaagagggagggagggggagggggagggagagagagaaagttcaGATGAGGAtttagagaatttaaatgtggtttcatgactTTTGGAGGAATGAATTTCTTTAAAgagactataaataaatatcaataaataattgaaaCCTGTGGAAACAAGTTAATTGATGTTTCCTgaagcttcctgtttgttccatgtttcatcGGATCTGTTCGTTTTAGTTTCTGGTTTTGGAAAAAAACTGATCTGAAAGCTCGACACTATAAAAAGTCCATAAATGAAGCGTCTCTGAATGTTTGAAGTTGAGATGAACATGTGTCTGATTAACGTTTAAAGTTTTGTgtctcattcatttaaaaatcgACCAAAAGGAATCAGTTACCACAGCAACCGGTATGTTGCCGTCGATGGAGGAGAACCCGACGCCAATCATCACGACACCAGACGCCTGCAGAGACAATGGAGGGAAACAAAAGTCAGAATCAACTCCTGCGTGAAACTGTGACAGTGAATCAAAGACGTTTCTCCTCCCGACCacgaggaggaaggagaagtgaAAGTCTGAGTTAATCTAAAACATGCACAGTAATTAAGTGTAATCAGCTGATGTCgtgtaaacaataaaaacccagcagccaaacaggaagcaggGAAACAGGAGccagtaaaacacaaatacacacaatggAAAGTTTTcagtgagaaacacaaacatggtcTCGACACTTTTACTATGAAACTCGTGAGGATCATTTATCATCAGGTTGAATGTTCGAGACGATGAAAtcatatatttaacatttgataCTTAATATGAAGGGGATTGAAAAGTAAAGGTAAAAATACAAAGAGACGCTAATAGTAATTACAGATGTTATGCTAATTTGTTACATGaacaaaaaatatgtttcatcaacaaacataaaattgaataaatattaatttattacaaactttgttattattttttgtttcttatctatttatttaaaataattaaaaatcagTGCACTATGCAATGATTTTTAATTTACCTTTACAATATTATATGTCAGATACGATGTTCGttaaatatgagaaaaacacatttcaaaatgagaaaatataaaaaatttaaatataaaagttaaGCTTAAAGAGGCAGAttaatgtaacattttaaaaagcgaGTGGACAGGTCGTCTGCTGTCAGACACTCGGCAGCGTACAGCAGAGTCTCGTCAGCgtaacatgaaacaaacagttTCTCCTGAAGACGACAACATTCAAATAAACATCGAACTGTGACGAGAAACTTCAGCTGCTGATCGAACGTAGAAAgtagaaaacataaacatgcataaagatgcattttaaataaatcaaaagtcGTGTGAGAAGTGAAGTAAAACTTGTCTCGGACATAAAGAGACTGAATCACATTGAATATGAAACCAGGAGATACcagaacaaattattttttataattatagATTCATTTTTATACGCCTTACAATGTAATCAATTCTACACCAGATGAGCGGCGTTGAAATTTAACGTCTAAAACAATGAAACCTGAACAAAGTCTGAGTCAAGTTCCTTTTTTAAAGtgataaattaaatcaacttggaaatgaagtgatttaaaatgatcatgaaATGTGCTCATCAATATAAGTTAAAGTTAAACTTAGTTACATCACAATGAAACTAAAACATTCATCTCTACCAGTGGAAATGTGACATGTGAAGAATCTCAGACACAGacaagctgtttttaaaaagtgctacattaataaagtttattattattatcaacatgATGAGGAGGTTCGCAGCGAGCGGCTAGCAGATAGCATTTAAAGGTTAGCTTACCATTagcaacacagtgacacagatgGCGAGTCCTCGTAAGTAACTTCTGCATCGAGCCATGACTGAGAGCCTGAGAGGGGAGAGCTGGAAtagaaacagagcagagctgtgtgtgtgtgtgtgtgtgtgtgtgtgtgtgtgtgtgtgtgtgtgtgtgtgtgtgtgtgtgtgtgtgtgtgtgtgtgtgtgtgtgtgtgtgtgtgtgtgtgatggatgtttAAACCTCAAGAGTGTTTGGCTGCTGAACGAAGAACATGACCAAGTTTGGAAGAGtggaagatgaggagagaggagagaaggagacgaggagaggaggagaagaggagaagaagacatgagaaggagagaagaagaggaggagaggaggagaagggagagaggagacgagaaggaggaagggaaaggAGATGAGGTTATTCCAGGTAAAATTAGATCAAAttaagaggaagagagaaattgaaaaagaaagatgaagagatgtaagaaaaacaggaagtgaagagagaaCGACTGATGGAAAAGAAGGAACAAGTGAGAAGGAAACAAATATCAaatctttatatctttatttatgttttgaaaaaCAAGTTGAAACTGTCCGTGTTGCTTGGCAACCAGCAGACTCAACA
The sequence above is a segment of the Hippoglossus stenolepis isolate QCI-W04-F060 chromosome 22, HSTE1.2, whole genome shotgun sequence genome. Coding sequences within it:
- the LOC118101623 gene encoding 23 kDa integral membrane protein yields the protein MARCRSYLRGLAICVTVLLMASGVVMIGVGFSSIDGNIPVAVLFNQLSSSDGLLVLQVFGPITVLLSVLGVCAASLDLKPLLLVFSALILVEFVALMVVASPLVHVQAQMSGAVDEVFLNVTPLHRAERFIQSQLNKLQASDSCCGLRSFEDWDNQLPVSCLCSPTPPTSDLQLSSRPGNWSSEGTCVMVERDLYPPTPRSTDKLWVHSEPCGPVLKSYLSFPLKLRIGIISAYATIAMAAIALCLALGLEEYWKTPPVETTVDDYNRVKYQPKPSLT